The Siniperca chuatsi isolate FFG_IHB_CAS linkage group LG7, ASM2008510v1, whole genome shotgun sequence genome includes a window with the following:
- the LOC122879496 gene encoding cytochrome P450 2F3-like, with translation MEFSVTLISAGLLIALVWLFSLKSRRHFCLPPGPSGLPILGNLLQFDKRAPFKTLLKLSQSYGPVITVHLGRQRVVVLVGYDAVKEALVDQADDFTGRGPLPLLLRATRGYGLGISNGERWRQLRRFTLTTLRDFGMGRKRMEEWIQEESKHLVARINSTKATPFNPTYFMSCTVSNVICCLVFGQRFSYDDDNFLHLLQIISDTLKFGSSPWGQMYNIFPRLMEWLPGQQHKMFARIEELREFIMRKILEHQDTLEPSSPRDYIDCFLTRLSQEKHIPTTEFHYDNLVSTVLNLYLAGTETTSSTIRFALSVLIKYPKIQETMQQEIGSVIGQERCPYMEDRKSLPFTDAVLHEIQRLMDIVPMSIPHYALHDISFRGYTIPKATVIVPLLHSVLKEEKQWATPWSFNPQHFLDQNGNFKKNPAFLPFSAGKRSCVGESLARMEIFLFLVSLLQHFTFSCPGGPDSVDLSPEYSGFANVPRMYKIIATPRC, from the exons ATGGAGTTCTCTGTCACGTTGATTTCAGCAGGGCTACTCATTGCTTTGGTGTGGCTGTTTAGCCTGAAGAGTCGTAGACATTTTTGTTTACCTCCAGGACCCTCTGGCCTGCCCATCTTAGGAAACCTTCTACAGTTTGACAAAAGAGCTCCATTCAAAACTCTGCTAAAG CTCAGTCAAAGTTATGGCCCTGTGATAACGGTGCACCTGGGCCGTCAGCGCGTTGTGGTCCTGGTGGGGTATGATGCTGTGAAGGAGGCACTGGTGGACCAAGCAGATGACTTCACTGGCAGAGGACCTCTTCCTTTACTGCTCAGAGCTACCAGGGGCTATG GTTTGGGGATCAGTAATGGAGAGCGCTGGAGGCAGTTGCGGCGTTTCACCCTGACAACACTAAGAGACTTTGGGATGGGACGCAAGAGGATGGAAGAGTGGATCCAGGAGGAGAGCAAGCACCTGGTGGCCCGCATAAATAGTACCAAAG cCACACCTTTCAACCCCACCTACTTCATGAGCTGCACTGTGTCCAATGTGATCTGCTGCTTAGTATTTGGTCAACGCTTCAGCTATGACGATGACAACTTCCTCCATCTTCTGCAGATAATCTCAGACACCCTGAAATTTGGCAGCAGTCCCTGGGGTCAG ATGTACAATATCTTCCCTCGGTTGATGGAATGGCTGCCAGGTCAACAGCACAAAATGTTTGCCAGAATTGAAGAgctgagagagtttattatgAGAAAGATCCTGGAACACCAGGACACGCTGGAACCCAGCTCACCCAGAGATTACATCGACTGCTTCCTCACTAGACTCAGTCAG gAAAAGCATATTCCCACAACTGAGTTCCACTATGACAACTTGGTGTCAACAGTGCTGAATCTGTACCTGGCAGGAACTGAAACCACCAGCTCAACTATCAGATTTGCACTAAGTGTACTGATCAAATACCCCAAAATACAGG AGACTATGCAGCAGGAGATTGGCAGTGTGATTGGCCAGGAGCGCTGTCCTTATATGGAGGACAGGAAGTCCCTCCCCTTTACAGATGCAGTCCTCCATGAAATTCAGCGTCTTATGGATATTGTCCCTATGAGCATCCCTCACTACGCACTCCATGATATCTCTTTCCGGGGTTACACAATTCCCAAG GCTACTGTAATTGTTCCCTTGTTGCACTCTgtgctgaaagaggaaaaacagtGGGCAACCCCTTGGTCCTTCAACCCCCAGCACTTCCTGGACCAGAATGGCAACTTTAAGAAAAATCCTGCATTCCTGCCTTTCTCTGCAG GAAAGAGATCTTGTGTCGGAGAGTCCCTTGCTCGCATGGAGATTTTCCTCTTCCTGGTGTCACTTTTGCAGCATTTCACCTTTTCTTGCCCTGGAGGACCTGACAGTGTAGATCTCAGCCCTGAGTACAGCGGCTTCGCCAATGTGCCTCGCATGTACAAGATCATTGCAACTCCCCGGTGTTAA
- the LOC122879503 gene encoding cyclin-dependent kinase-like 1 isoform X1 — protein MEKYEKLAKIGEGSYGVVFKCRHRDTGQIVAIKKFVESEDDPVIKKIALREIRMLKQLKHVNLVNLLEVFRRKRRLHLVFEFCEQTVLNELDKHPRGVPETQLKSIVWQTLQAVNFCHKHNCIHRDVKPENILLTKTGVIKLCDFGFARILTGPEDDYTDYVATRWYRAPELLVGDTQYGPPVDVWALGCVFAELLHGNPLWPGKSDVDQLYLIRKTLGDLIPRHQQVFRSNVFFSGVSIPEPDTTEPLEKRFHGVSLHALQVMKSCLVMDPSLRLSCEELLELPYFQEEGGANWGREGERPGRRHDKGSRRRQAGAQYLPQLPNSNISPAPDVKKQVKHKYHLPNI, from the exons ATGGAGAAATATGAAAAGCTGGCCAAAATTGGTGAGGGCTCCTATGGTGTGGTGTtcaaatgcagacacagagaTACTGGCCAGATAGTTGCCATCAAGAAGTTTGTGGAATCTGAAGATGACCCGGTCATTAAGAAGATTGCATTGCGAGAAATACGTATGCTGAAG cagctgaaacaTGTGAATCTGGTCAACCTGCTGGAGGTCTTCAGGAGGAAAAGACGGCTCCACTTGGTGTTTGAGTTCTGTGAGCAGACGGTCCTCAATGAGCTGGACAAACACCCTCGAGG GGTACCTGAGACTCAGCTGAAAAGTATAGTGTGGCAGACTCTGCAGGCTGTTAACTTTTGCCACAAGCACAAT TGCATCCACCGTGATGTAAAGCCAGAGAACATCCTCCTCACCAAAACCGGAGTCATCAAGCTCTGTGACTTTGGCTTCGCCCGCATTCTGa CAGGACCAGAGGATGACTACACAGACTACGTAGCGACCCGCTGGTACCGGGCCCCTGAGCTGCTGGTTGGGGATACTCAGTACGGACCTCCTGTGGATGTGTGGGCTCTGGGCTGTGTCTTCGCTGAGTTGCTCCATGGCAATCCACTCTGGCCCGGGAAGTCTGACGTTGACCAGCTATACCTCATCCGAAAAACTCTAG GTGACCTGATCCCTCGCCACCAGCAGGTCTTCCGCTCTAACGTTTTCTTCAGTGGAGTCAGTATTCCTGAACCTGACACGACG GAGCCCTTGGAAAAGCGCTTCCATGGAGTGTCTCTTCATGCCCTCCAGGTTATGAAG TCATGCCTGGTGATGGACCCCTCTCTCCGGCTGTCCTGTGAAGAGCTGCTGGAGCTGCCTTACTTccaggaggaaggaggagcCAACTGGGGCCGTGAGGGTGAGCGCCCAGGAAGACGACATGACAAAGGCTCCCGACGCAGACAGGCAGGG gcTCAGTACCTGCCTCAGTTACCAAACAGCAACATCTCACCAGCACCAGATGTCAAGAAACAGGTGAAGCATAAATATCACCTGCCCAACATTTAA
- the LOC122879503 gene encoding cyclin-dependent kinase-like 1 isoform X3, which produces MSASCNHRYGNEGTNIAQLKHVNLVNLLEVFRRKRRLHLVFEFCEQTVLNELDKHPRGVPETQLKSIVWQTLQAVNFCHKHNCIHRDVKPENILLTKTGVIKLCDFGFARILTGPEDDYTDYVATRWYRAPELLVGDTQYGPPVDVWALGCVFAELLHGNPLWPGKSDVDQLYLIRKTLGDLIPRHQQVFRSNVFFSGVSIPEPDTTEPLEKRFHGVSLHALQVMKSCLVMDPSLRLSCEELLELPYFQEEGGANWGREGERPGRRHDKGSRRRQAGAQYLPQLPNSNISPAPDVKKQVKHKYHLPNI; this is translated from the exons ctgaaacaTGTGAATCTGGTCAACCTGCTGGAGGTCTTCAGGAGGAAAAGACGGCTCCACTTGGTGTTTGAGTTCTGTGAGCAGACGGTCCTCAATGAGCTGGACAAACACCCTCGAGG GGTACCTGAGACTCAGCTGAAAAGTATAGTGTGGCAGACTCTGCAGGCTGTTAACTTTTGCCACAAGCACAAT TGCATCCACCGTGATGTAAAGCCAGAGAACATCCTCCTCACCAAAACCGGAGTCATCAAGCTCTGTGACTTTGGCTTCGCCCGCATTCTGa CAGGACCAGAGGATGACTACACAGACTACGTAGCGACCCGCTGGTACCGGGCCCCTGAGCTGCTGGTTGGGGATACTCAGTACGGACCTCCTGTGGATGTGTGGGCTCTGGGCTGTGTCTTCGCTGAGTTGCTCCATGGCAATCCACTCTGGCCCGGGAAGTCTGACGTTGACCAGCTATACCTCATCCGAAAAACTCTAG GTGACCTGATCCCTCGCCACCAGCAGGTCTTCCGCTCTAACGTTTTCTTCAGTGGAGTCAGTATTCCTGAACCTGACACGACG GAGCCCTTGGAAAAGCGCTTCCATGGAGTGTCTCTTCATGCCCTCCAGGTTATGAAG TCATGCCTGGTGATGGACCCCTCTCTCCGGCTGTCCTGTGAAGAGCTGCTGGAGCTGCCTTACTTccaggaggaaggaggagcCAACTGGGGCCGTGAGGGTGAGCGCCCAGGAAGACGACATGACAAAGGCTCCCGACGCAGACAGGCAGGG gcTCAGTACCTGCCTCAGTTACCAAACAGCAACATCTCACCAGCACCAGATGTCAAGAAACAGGTGAAGCATAAATATCACCTGCCCAACATTTAA
- the LOC122879503 gene encoding cyclin-dependent kinase-like 1 isoform X2 produces the protein MEKYEKLAKIGEGSYGVVFKCRHRDTGQIVAIKKFVESEDDPVIKKIALREIRMLKQLKHVNLVNLLEVFRRKRRLHLVFEFCEQTVLNELDKHPRGVPETQLKSIVWQTLQAVNFCHKHNCIHRDVKPENILLTKTGVIKLCDFGFARILRPEDDYTDYVATRWYRAPELLVGDTQYGPPVDVWALGCVFAELLHGNPLWPGKSDVDQLYLIRKTLGDLIPRHQQVFRSNVFFSGVSIPEPDTTEPLEKRFHGVSLHALQVMKSCLVMDPSLRLSCEELLELPYFQEEGGANWGREGERPGRRHDKGSRRRQAGAQYLPQLPNSNISPAPDVKKQVKHKYHLPNI, from the exons ATGGAGAAATATGAAAAGCTGGCCAAAATTGGTGAGGGCTCCTATGGTGTGGTGTtcaaatgcagacacagagaTACTGGCCAGATAGTTGCCATCAAGAAGTTTGTGGAATCTGAAGATGACCCGGTCATTAAGAAGATTGCATTGCGAGAAATACGTATGCTGAAG cagctgaaacaTGTGAATCTGGTCAACCTGCTGGAGGTCTTCAGGAGGAAAAGACGGCTCCACTTGGTGTTTGAGTTCTGTGAGCAGACGGTCCTCAATGAGCTGGACAAACACCCTCGAGG GGTACCTGAGACTCAGCTGAAAAGTATAGTGTGGCAGACTCTGCAGGCTGTTAACTTTTGCCACAAGCACAAT TGCATCCACCGTGATGTAAAGCCAGAGAACATCCTCCTCACCAAAACCGGAGTCATCAAGCTCTGTGACTTTGGCTTCGCCCGCATTCTGa GACCAGAGGATGACTACACAGACTACGTAGCGACCCGCTGGTACCGGGCCCCTGAGCTGCTGGTTGGGGATACTCAGTACGGACCTCCTGTGGATGTGTGGGCTCTGGGCTGTGTCTTCGCTGAGTTGCTCCATGGCAATCCACTCTGGCCCGGGAAGTCTGACGTTGACCAGCTATACCTCATCCGAAAAACTCTAG GTGACCTGATCCCTCGCCACCAGCAGGTCTTCCGCTCTAACGTTTTCTTCAGTGGAGTCAGTATTCCTGAACCTGACACGACG GAGCCCTTGGAAAAGCGCTTCCATGGAGTGTCTCTTCATGCCCTCCAGGTTATGAAG TCATGCCTGGTGATGGACCCCTCTCTCCGGCTGTCCTGTGAAGAGCTGCTGGAGCTGCCTTACTTccaggaggaaggaggagcCAACTGGGGCCGTGAGGGTGAGCGCCCAGGAAGACGACATGACAAAGGCTCCCGACGCAGACAGGCAGGG gcTCAGTACCTGCCTCAGTTACCAAACAGCAACATCTCACCAGCACCAGATGTCAAGAAACAGGTGAAGCATAAATATCACCTGCCCAACATTTAA
- the tgfb1a gene encoding transforming growth factor, beta 1a has translation MKLAFLMLMVVYTVGNVSGMSTCKTLDLEMVKKKRIEAIRSQILSKLRLPKEPEQDQAGDEEEIPTTLLSLYNSTKEMLKEQQTEVQTDISTEQEEEEYFAKVLHKFNMTRKNNTENTKTSKSIPMYFNISEIRESVGDYRLLTSAELRMLIKQTTILSEQRVELYQGLGPSARYLASRFITNQWKDKWLSFDVTETLQNWLKGTADEQGFQLRLFCECSQTTFESGFSFSISGIASGRGDTRLLQLMTQQPPYILTMSIPQNNSSHFTSRKKRSTETKDTCTAQTETCCVRSLYIDFRKDLGWKWIHRPTGYHANYCMGSCTYIWNAENKYSQILALYKHHNPGASAQPCCVPQALEPLPILYYVGRQHKVEQLSNMIVKSCKCS, from the exons ATGAAGCTGGCATTCTTGATGCTCATGGTTGTGTACACGGTGGGCAATGTAAGCGGTATGTCCACATGTAAGACACTGGACCTGGAGATGGTGAAGAAAAAGCGCATTGAGGCCATTAGGAGCCAGATCCTTAGCAAACTGCGTTTGCCAAAAGAGCCTGAGCAGGATCAGgcaggagatgaggaggagatcCCTACCACCCTGCTGTCCCTCTACAACAGCACCAAGGAGATGCTGAAGGAGCAGCAGACTGAAGTCCAGACAGACATCTCCacagaacaggaggaggaggagtactTCGCCAAGGTGCTGCACAAGTTCAACATGACCA GAAAAAATAACACAGAGAACACCAAGACCTCCAAAAGCATCCCGATGTACTTCAACATCTCTGAGATACGGGAAAGTGTGGGGGATTACCGCCTGCTGACCAGTGCGGAGCTACGGATGCTCATCAAGCAAACCACGATACTGTCTGAGCAGCGGGTGGAGCTGTACCAGGGTCTGGGGCCCTCGGCCCGCTACCTCGCTTCCCGCTTCATCACTAATCAGTGGAAAGACAAATGGCTGTCCTTTGATGTCACTGAGACCCTGCAGAACTGGCTCAAAGGGACTG CGGATGAGCAGGGTTTCCAACTTCGGCTGTTCTGTGAATGCAGCCAGACGACTTTTGAGAGTGGCTtcagtttttccatttctgGGATCGCAAGTGGTAGGGGAGACACAAGACTCTTACAATTGATGACGCAGCAACCACCCTACATCCTGACCATGTCCATCcctcaaaacaacagcagccacTTCACCTCACGCAAAAAACGCTCCACAGAGACGAAGGACACCTGTACAGC CCAGACAGAGACCTGCTGCGTGCGGAGCTTGTACATTGACTTCAGGAAAGATCTGGGCTGGAAGTGGATACATAGGCCGACGGGCTACCATGCCAACTACTGCATGGGGTCCTGCACCTACATCTGGaatgctgaaaacaaatattcTCAG ATTTTGGCCCTGTATAAGCACCACAACCCAGGAGCCTCTGCCCAGCCCTGCTGTGTTCCCCAGGCACTGGAGCCACTGCCAATCCTCTATTATGTGGGCAGGCAACACAAG GTGGAGCAGCTGTCCAATATGATTGTGAAGTCCTGCAAGTGTAGCTAA